A genomic stretch from Shewanella woodyi ATCC 51908 includes:
- a CDS encoding RluA family pseudouridine synthase, translating to MQPQADPFIVPLCLDEIQILFEDEHILVINKPSGLLSLSGKHPLNIDSVHHRLAKIYPGCTLIHRLDFGTSGIMVLARNKVINALLCKQFSERRVSKRYTALLQGTVENDSGIVDIGIAKDTENFPLMRLCNRTGKPAKSQYEVLSRFTQTAQDSFYVDDHRAGERAVSLVEFEPITGRTHQLRLHSKHLGHPILGCDLYATDEAFFMTSRLMLHASLLTFEHPVSTKTMTIKCNRPF from the coding sequence ATGCAACCACAAGCAGATCCCTTTATCGTCCCTCTATGTCTAGATGAGATCCAGATACTTTTTGAAGATGAGCATATCTTGGTGATCAATAAGCCTAGTGGTTTGCTGAGTCTATCGGGTAAGCACCCGTTAAATATTGATTCTGTTCACCATCGTTTAGCTAAGATCTATCCCGGGTGCACCCTGATACACCGACTAGACTTTGGTACCTCAGGTATTATGGTTTTGGCTAGGAATAAGGTGATTAACGCATTACTATGTAAGCAGTTTAGCGAGCGTCGAGTCAGCAAGCGTTACACAGCATTACTACAGGGAACTGTAGAGAACGACTCAGGAATCGTGGATATTGGCATAGCAAAGGATACGGAAAACTTTCCATTAATGAGACTGTGTAATCGGACAGGCAAACCAGCAAAATCTCAATATGAAGTGTTATCAAGGTTCACTCAAACTGCACAAGATAGCTTCTATGTAGATGATCACAGGGCAGGGGAAAGAGCTGTTTCACTGGTTGAGTTTGAGCCAATAACTGGGCGAACTCATCAACTTAGACTCCATAGCAAACACTTAGGCCATCCTATATTGGGCTGTGACCTCTATGCCACCGACGAAGCATTTTTTATGACCAGTCGTCTAATGTTACATGCATCTCTACTTACTTTTGAGCATCCCGTTAGCACTAAAACGATGACAATAAAGTGTAACAGGCCATTTTAA
- a CDS encoding M1 family metallopeptidase: protein MYRVMATSLITAALLSCSQLHAEQFVLNKHAKPISQAVSLVLDPHKDDFSGSTNIQIQVLKKTKIIQINGVDYTTKNIKLTGDSHCDMSAKMLDTGIVNLICDTDIYPGDYQLRLDFTAPYNRQSVGLYKTIDAGVPYLFTQFEMSDARRSFPVFDEPEYKIPFQISITAPYDEKVYSNTPLVSTKINGSQKTHHFAQTKPLSSYLIAYAVGKFESIPVEGMKIPGNVITTQGKVELAKYAVKEMPAILARLENYFGVDYPYQKLDSVALPEFPFGAMENAGLVTYREDILLLDEAVANQNTKRSSISVIAHELAHQWYGNLVTMKWWNDLWLNEAFASWMAAKVTHELHPEFESHLNLSKNRVMSMDARLSTKPIRKPINTEADIMDGLGLAYSKGSAVLSMVENWIGEEDFKQGIRQYIKDHAFKNTSADDLWNALSKASGKDVAQVLSTFIEQASYPLIMVKVSGNNLNLSQERFVFAGSQASSQEWVVPVSIKYGKGDKQITETVLLDSKNKQIKLQFTPDWVYPDADGMGYYRWLLGDKQLNNLLKNAKNVLTDRERKALISSADALLAGGFITAGELLSILGEFVDDAHPQVVSSALSYLQIQKATFVDQSNEANWAKFISTKARSAINKYGEVAIEGESIAISKLRPSLISILAFEGKNKTIIAAAKKASLDYLDGSKSFDAYLIGTQLQIAVYYGDNELIQKFKTVFETTKNPQKRTQLMYALGFVAEEKQQKQILDYSLTNKLNSPDLGYIMYGQSYTQARKEIFRTWLYNNYAAVKNKLPPFSVAKLPNYAGDGCDLVALDKTNLFFQPKLKDSPEFTRSLAKLNEKVKNCVQLKNREQASVDQYLQKH, encoded by the coding sequence ATGTATCGAGTTATGGCCACAAGCCTAATCACAGCAGCATTACTTAGCTGTAGCCAACTGCATGCAGAGCAGTTTGTGCTCAATAAACACGCGAAACCTATTTCTCAGGCGGTAAGTTTAGTCCTAGATCCCCATAAAGATGATTTTTCAGGCAGTACAAATATACAAATACAAGTACTTAAAAAAACTAAAATAATCCAGATAAACGGTGTTGATTACACGACAAAAAACATTAAATTAACAGGCGATAGCCACTGTGATATGTCCGCTAAGATGTTAGATACCGGCATCGTCAATCTTATTTGTGATACAGACATTTACCCTGGTGATTATCAGCTACGTCTCGATTTTACCGCACCTTATAATCGTCAATCAGTGGGTCTATACAAAACCATTGATGCCGGCGTGCCTTACCTTTTTACGCAATTTGAGATGAGTGATGCTCGTAGAAGTTTTCCGGTTTTCGACGAACCAGAATATAAAATCCCATTCCAGATTAGCATAACAGCGCCATATGATGAGAAAGTTTACAGCAATACTCCCTTGGTTAGCACTAAGATTAATGGGAGCCAAAAAACTCATCATTTTGCGCAGACTAAGCCATTATCTTCTTATTTAATCGCTTACGCTGTGGGTAAGTTTGAGTCCATTCCTGTTGAAGGGATGAAGATCCCCGGTAATGTGATCACCACACAAGGAAAAGTAGAGCTTGCAAAGTATGCCGTTAAAGAGATGCCTGCCATTTTAGCGCGTTTAGAGAACTACTTTGGTGTTGATTACCCTTATCAGAAGCTAGACTCTGTTGCTTTACCTGAATTTCCTTTCGGTGCTATGGAAAATGCAGGGCTTGTCACTTACCGTGAAGATATCCTGCTTCTAGACGAAGCTGTGGCAAATCAAAATACTAAACGTTCATCTATATCTGTTATCGCCCATGAGCTGGCACACCAATGGTATGGTAACCTTGTTACCATGAAATGGTGGAACGATCTTTGGTTAAATGAAGCATTTGCAAGTTGGATGGCCGCTAAAGTTACTCACGAGTTACACCCTGAGTTTGAGTCGCATTTAAACCTATCTAAAAACAGAGTCATGAGTATGGATGCGCGACTCTCTACTAAACCGATCCGTAAGCCTATTAACACTGAAGCCGATATTATGGACGGGTTGGGCTTAGCTTATAGCAAAGGATCTGCAGTACTATCTATGGTTGAGAACTGGATTGGTGAGGAGGATTTTAAACAAGGGATCCGTCAATATATTAAAGATCATGCTTTTAAAAATACCAGTGCAGATGATCTTTGGAATGCCTTATCTAAGGCTTCAGGTAAAGATGTTGCTCAAGTACTAAGTACATTTATAGAACAAGCATCATACCCGCTTATTATGGTCAAGGTCAGTGGTAATAACTTGAATCTTTCTCAGGAACGTTTTGTATTTGCTGGCAGTCAAGCATCAAGCCAGGAGTGGGTAGTACCTGTCTCAATCAAATATGGGAAAGGGGATAAACAGATCACTGAAACAGTACTACTTGATAGTAAAAACAAACAGATAAAGCTTCAATTTACTCCAGATTGGGTATATCCAGATGCGGATGGAATGGGTTACTACCGATGGTTATTAGGTGATAAGCAACTAAATAACTTACTAAAAAACGCAAAAAATGTGCTCACCGACAGGGAGCGTAAAGCGTTAATATCTTCAGCAGACGCACTACTTGCAGGCGGATTCATTACAGCCGGTGAGTTACTCTCCATTCTTGGTGAATTTGTTGACGATGCACATCCGCAGGTTGTTTCATCAGCATTAAGTTACCTGCAGATCCAGAAAGCTACTTTTGTTGATCAATCAAACGAAGCTAATTGGGCTAAGTTTATTAGCACAAAAGCTCGCAGTGCGATTAATAAATATGGCGAAGTGGCAATTGAAGGAGAGAGCATAGCAATCAGCAAGTTGCGTCCTAGTCTTATCTCAATTTTAGCCTTTGAAGGTAAGAACAAAACGATTATCGCAGCAGCCAAAAAAGCCAGTCTAGATTACCTTGATGGTAGTAAGTCATTTGATGCTTATCTCATTGGAACTCAATTACAAATAGCTGTGTATTATGGAGATAATGAATTAATACAAAAGTTTAAAACAGTCTTTGAAACGACTAAGAATCCACAAAAGAGAACACAATTAATGTATGCACTGGGATTTGTTGCCGAAGAGAAGCAGCAAAAACAGATACTGGATTATAGTTTAACAAACAAGTTAAACTCTCCTGATCTTGGCTATATTATGTATGGTCAGAGCTATACTCAAGCAAGAAAAGAGATTTTTAGAACTTGGTTATATAACAACTATGCTGCAGTAAAAAATAAGTTACCTCCATTTTCCGTTGCAAAACTGCCGAACTATGCAGGCGATGGTTGTGATTTAGTCGCACTCGATAAAACCAACCTATTCTTTCAACCAAAACTTAAAGATTCTCCCGAGTTTACACGCAGCTTGGCCAAGTTGAATGAGAAGGTAAAAAACTGTGTACAGTTGAAAAATCGAGAACAGGCGAGTGTTGATCAGTACTTGCAGAAACATTAG
- a CDS encoding tyrosine-type recombinase/integrase: MTPFQTGSLLSRPANTEEKQFYEERELPLSILDDYKSAASETEYEISANTRRAYTSSFSLFSNYCSEHRLNTLPADPRTVISFIGYQKELIQSRSGAQLSRQTLTSRLAAIRYFHIQAGYHSPTEHPLVIRVMRGLSRNKQRTVSDYDQQPIMYDELEMLLNVIELQPHAITRARDKAIIQLGFQGGFRRSELADIRVNHLSFLRDKLKVRLPYSKSNQQGQREWKNLPQSEPFAAFDAVKHWLTVSKIQDGHLFRSLTRDGRQVRDYSVATQGIESKKRNSGFLRGDDIYQMIRKYCTKAGLSHEFYGAHSLRSGCVTQLHENDKDHLYIMARTGHTDPRSLKHYLKPKD; this comes from the coding sequence ATGACCCCCTTTCAAACAGGTTCCCTGTTAAGTCGGCCGGCTAATACAGAAGAAAAGCAGTTTTATGAGGAGCGGGAGCTGCCGCTCTCAATCTTAGACGATTACAAAAGTGCTGCGAGTGAAACCGAGTACGAGATCTCTGCAAATACACGTAGAGCCTACACCTCCAGTTTTTCGCTATTTTCAAATTATTGTAGCGAGCATAGGTTAAATACCTTACCAGCAGATCCCAGAACAGTTATCTCATTTATTGGTTATCAAAAAGAGTTGATCCAATCACGAAGTGGAGCACAACTTTCTCGGCAAACCTTAACTAGTCGCTTAGCTGCTATTCGTTATTTTCATATTCAAGCTGGATATCATTCTCCAACAGAACACCCGCTTGTCATCAGAGTGATGCGTGGCTTAAGTCGAAATAAACAGCGAACAGTATCTGATTACGATCAACAACCTATTATGTATGATGAGCTTGAGATGTTACTCAATGTGATTGAACTGCAGCCACATGCGATCACGAGAGCACGAGATAAAGCAATTATTCAATTAGGGTTTCAAGGTGGATTTCGTCGTTCAGAATTGGCAGACATTCGGGTGAATCATTTGAGTTTTTTAAGGGATAAGTTAAAAGTTAGACTCCCCTACTCCAAGAGCAATCAACAGGGACAAAGAGAGTGGAAGAATCTTCCTCAATCTGAGCCTTTTGCTGCTTTTGATGCCGTTAAACATTGGTTAACTGTTTCAAAAATTCAAGATGGACATCTGTTTAGATCGCTAACCAGAGACGGCAGGCAGGTGAGAGATTATAGTGTTGCAACTCAAGGTATAGAGAGTAAAAAGAGAAACTCCGGATTTCTTCGTGGAGATGATATTTACCAGATGATCAGAAAATACTGCACTAAAGCGGGACTTAGCCACGAATTTTATGGTGCTCATAGTTTACGAAGTGGCTGCGTAACTCAGCTTCATGAAAATGATAAAGATCACCTCTATATTATGGCAAGAACTGGTCATACAGATCCACGTTCGCTCAAGCATTATCTCAAACCAAAAGACTAG
- a CDS encoding oxidoreductase family protein has product MNTQSEIIEYIQEQFSCSKVIKLEKIQTLWSGYGEISRYQVMVQDGAKNIIVKSIVPPNVPTHPKGWQGDVSHLRKIKSYQVEANWYQDYASTLSRASQVPHCFGVKSFAIDHPRHESSIILLSDLDASGFSVRKQHLSVDESKVCIKWLAIFHANNLQDNHLASWPKGLWATGSYWYLATRQNEYHAMQESNVKSAAYKLDDKLNRCRFKTIIHGDAKVANFCFSADLSKVAAVDFQYVGAGCGMKDLVYFMGSCLSEHDCQESYEELLEYYFSQLSAALQSRLDSCEIIEEWRPLFFVAWADFQRFLLGWSPEHHKINDFSSAITQRGISLVN; this is encoded by the coding sequence TTGAATACCCAATCAGAAATTATTGAGTACATACAAGAACAGTTTTCCTGTAGCAAAGTCATTAAGTTAGAGAAAATTCAGACGCTCTGGAGCGGTTATGGTGAGATCTCAAGATACCAAGTAATGGTGCAAGATGGTGCTAAAAACATCATAGTAAAATCAATTGTACCACCTAACGTTCCTACGCACCCAAAGGGCTGGCAGGGAGATGTTTCTCATCTGAGGAAGATAAAATCATACCAAGTAGAAGCAAATTGGTATCAAGACTATGCCTCAACTTTAAGTAGAGCTAGCCAGGTTCCACACTGTTTTGGGGTAAAATCCTTTGCTATTGATCACCCAAGACATGAATCGAGCATCATACTGTTAAGCGATCTTGACGCTTCTGGCTTTAGTGTGCGTAAACAGCATCTATCTGTTGATGAAAGTAAGGTTTGTATAAAATGGTTAGCCATTTTTCATGCCAATAACCTTCAAGATAATCATCTAGCTAGTTGGCCTAAAGGTCTATGGGCTACAGGCTCCTACTGGTATTTAGCGACTCGTCAGAATGAGTATCATGCCATGCAAGAGTCAAATGTAAAATCTGCAGCATATAAATTGGATGACAAACTTAATCGCTGCCGATTTAAGACGATAATCCATGGAGATGCAAAAGTTGCTAACTTCTGTTTTTCAGCTGATCTTAGCAAGGTTGCGGCTGTTGATTTTCAGTATGTTGGGGCGGGCTGCGGCATGAAAGACTTAGTGTATTTTATGGGAAGTTGTTTAAGTGAACATGATTGCCAAGAAAGTTACGAAGAACTGTTGGAGTACTATTTTTCACAGCTTAGCGCTGCTCTTCAAAGTAGACTTGACTCCTGTGAAATTATTGAAGAGTGGCGCCCTCTCTTTTTTGTGGCTTGGGCGGACTTTCAACGCTTTCTGTTAGGTTGGTCTCCTGAACATCATAAAATAAATGATTTTAGCTCAGCGATAACACAAAGAGGGATCAGTTTAGTTAACTAG
- a CDS encoding SDR family oxidoreductase, with product MQKHLLITGANRGIGLTLVEQYLKDGWAVNACCRQPEKADELIQLQAKYESLTLSKLDVTDYHAVKLLADSLADIPIDLLINNAGYYGPKGVSFGDTDVEEWRRVIEINTIAPLKIAEAFLPHLTQAQDAAYVAISSKMGSMSDNSSGGAYIYRSSKAALNSVVKSLSLDLKSYGVKVVALHPGWVRTEMGGPNGLIDTNESAAGLKQVISELSSTDNGGFFDYLGNKIPW from the coding sequence ATGCAAAAACACCTTTTGATCACAGGTGCAAATCGTGGCATAGGACTAACACTGGTAGAGCAATATTTGAAAGATGGTTGGGCAGTCAATGCGTGTTGTCGTCAGCCTGAAAAAGCCGATGAGTTAATACAATTACAAGCCAAGTACGAGTCATTAACACTCTCAAAACTCGATGTTACTGATTATCATGCAGTTAAACTGTTAGCTGACTCTCTTGCCGATATTCCCATCGATCTTTTGATCAATAACGCGGGTTACTATGGTCCGAAAGGGGTAAGTTTTGGCGACACCGATGTCGAAGAGTGGCGCAGAGTGATAGAGATAAATACCATTGCGCCTTTAAAAATAGCCGAAGCTTTTTTACCTCATTTAACACAGGCACAAGATGCAGCTTATGTGGCCATCTCGTCTAAAATGGGAAGCATGTCAGATAATAGCAGCGGCGGAGCCTATATCTACCGTTCATCGAAAGCAGCGTTAAACAGTGTTGTAAAGAGCCTTTCGCTAGACCTTAAATCATACGGCGTTAAGGTTGTTGCGCTACATCCTGGCTGGGTTAGAACAGAGATGGGTGGCCCAAATGGACTCATAGATACCAATGAGTCAGCAGCGGGTTTAAAGCAAGTGATCAGTGAGTTAAGCAGTACTGATAACGGTGGCTTTTTTGATTATCTAGGTAATAAGATCCCTTGGTGA
- a CDS encoding GNAT family N-acetyltransferase, translating into MIEALAPEHFEDVIALGNKVHGDGYLDLQLMQSLYKKGIKNEINANFVALLNNELVGFRLTYAPGNWQPDNWCLPDAWGVEPDKVCYFKCNTVAKEHRGVGIGGKLLQASIAATKYQGAKAGISHLWKDSPNNSAVNYFTKAGGVLIKEYPNRWNDTKEHPDYICILCGSECHCTACEMILIFK; encoded by the coding sequence ATGATAGAAGCATTAGCCCCAGAACATTTTGAAGATGTAATAGCCTTAGGCAATAAAGTCCATGGCGATGGCTACCTTGATCTCCAATTAATGCAATCCCTTTACAAAAAAGGAATAAAGAATGAGATAAATGCCAATTTTGTGGCTCTTCTCAATAATGAATTAGTTGGTTTTAGATTGACCTATGCACCTGGTAATTGGCAGCCCGACAATTGGTGCTTACCTGATGCATGGGGAGTGGAACCCGATAAAGTCTGCTATTTTAAATGTAATACCGTTGCAAAGGAGCATAGAGGCGTTGGCATTGGCGGAAAGCTTTTACAAGCATCAATTGCTGCAACAAAATATCAAGGCGCAAAAGCGGGTATAAGTCATCTCTGGAAAGATAGTCCTAATAATTCTGCGGTTAACTACTTTACCAAAGCAGGGGGGGTATTGATTAAAGAGTACCCTAATAGATGGAATGATACGAAAGAGCACCCCGATTATATCTGCATATTATGTGGATCTGAGTGTCACTGCACAGCTTGTGAGATGATCTTAATCTTTAAGTAA